The Hydra vulgaris chromosome 11, alternate assembly HydraT2T_AEP genome contains a region encoding:
- the LOC105843136 gene encoding ras-related protein Rap-2a has translation MNLIKQIFGKEKFKIPKEKTVKILVLGKNGVGKTTLIKKLCNQNSLETVPTCYDVYREEILIDNFNTVMEFMDFGGADMFPSMRDIFIRKADIFMLVYSSDDDESFIQIKELRNTISKVKNKQYTEIPIIVVRNKVDLQRKRRINKKLYATHNVSAVTGFNINEIMESLEKESKFIDSSEGLKNLQLSGRYIYDDHNDSILKREQYHSSPTIFHPKVTSDEQMQIRRAMTISHEQSYRSSALF, from the coding sequence ATGaacttaattaaacaaatatttggaAAAGAGAAGTTCAAAATTCCAAaagaaaaaacagtaaaaattttAGTGCTAGGAAAAAATGGAGTTGGGAAAACtactcttataaaaaaactttgcaatcaAAATTCGTTAGAAACAGTCCCTACCTGCTATGACGTTTATAGAGAAGAAATTTTAATCGACAACTTTAATACTGTAATGGAGTTTATGGATTTTGGAGGTGCAGATATGTTTCCGTCAATGCGCGATATATTTATTCGCAAAGCAGATATATTTATGCTTGTTTATTCTTCTGACGACGACGAAAGCTTTATTCAAATCAAAGAGTTACGCAACACTATttccaaagtaaaaaataaacaatacacAGAAATTCCAATTATTGTGGTTCGCAATAAAGTAGATCTACAGCGTAAAcgtagaataaataaaaaattgtatgcaACCCACAATGTATCAGCTGTAACAggatttaatataaatgaaataatggAAAGTTTAGAAAAAGAGTCAAAGTTTATTGACAGTTCTGAGGGTTTGAAAAATTTACAGCTAAGTGGAAGATATATTTATGATGATCATAACGATAGCATTTTAAAAAGAGAACAGTACCATAGTTCACCAACGATATTTCATCCAAAAGTGACATCTGATGAGCAGATGCAAATAAGACGCGCTATGACAATAAGTCACGAACAAAGTTATCGTTCTTCagctttattttaa
- the LOC136086835 gene encoding uncharacterized protein LOC136086835, whose translation MTVTLVEIKKMIQNMLDEFEKKTEAMLKRQEVNFVNIINANLKITNERLDKVEKLYNDNTSILKLLSKDVEELKISLNFHEEIFENKIKTAITVVDKKKETNDKIKGKSEFVYVKNKLREIEDRARRNNLRIDGIEEAENETWEVSEAKVLNLFEEQLGLVNIKIERAHRTGNTVTQNPRTIVLKLLDFKDKIAILKKSSSLKGKNLYINENFCAETNLIRKDLREKMKVERESGKFAYISYDKLIVRDWKEKESILCP comes from the coding sequence ATGACAGTTACTCTCgtggaaataaaaaagatgatcCAGAATATGTTGGAcgaatttgagaaaaaaacgGAAGCGATGCTTAAAAGACAAGAAGTAAATTTCGTAAATATAATTAacgcaaatttaaaaataacaaacgaACGTTTAGATAAAGTTGAAAAGCTATATAATGACAATACaagtattttgaaattattatcaaaagatGTTGAAGAGTTGAAAATAAGCTTAAACTTCCatgaagaaatttttgaaaacaaaataaagaccGCCATTACAGTCgtggataaaaaaaaagaaacaaacgaCAAAATAAAAGGTAAGAGTGaatttgtttatgtaaaaaataaattaagagaaaTAGAGGACCGAGCAAGAAGAAATAATCTAAGGATAGACGGAATAGAGGAAGCTGAAAACGAAACCTGGGAAGTGAGTGAGGCAAAGGTTCTAAATTTGTTTGAAGAGCAACTTGGCttggtaaatataaaaattgagcGAGCGCATCGCACTGGTAACACGGTCACTCAAAACCCGAGGACTATAGTTCTCAAATTATTGGACTTCAAGGATAAAATCGCAATCCTCAAAAAATCTTCaagtttaaaaggaaaaaatttatatattaacgaGAACTTCTGCGCAGAAACAAACCTTATTCGAAAAGATTTGCGTGAAAAAATGAAAGTGGAAAGAGAGTCGGGGAAATTTGCATACATATCGTACGATAAATTAATCGTACGTGATTGGAAAGAAAAGGAAAGTATTTTATGTCCTTAA